One Alcaligenes ammonioxydans DNA segment encodes these proteins:
- a CDS encoding DUF6776 family protein, whose translation MTESPQTTTQTAAPSRARGGASVIALAVLAGMLLGGGGLWLYRSLTQPADQSEQIQLAMQNLARSQQSLQQIQSEFEVLRGQLVLEESTRKGLEKSLLSTQTELAQTREQLAFYEQLLPPGPSGSITVRALEVSKRGDLLEYKVLLQRNAPEGKPFSGRLQFQLTGRQDGKNVKIDLTPSSGPDSGLAESSVEQTDPLILNFNQFQRAMGWLALPPGFEPTALTLNVLEGSVIRASRQEKIAQPD comes from the coding sequence ATGACTGAATCACCACAAACCACGACTCAGACTGCCGCTCCTTCCCGTGCGCGGGGTGGAGCGTCTGTCATTGCACTGGCGGTATTGGCGGGTATGTTATTGGGTGGCGGTGGCCTATGGCTATACCGCAGCCTGACCCAGCCTGCAGACCAGTCTGAACAAATTCAGTTGGCGATGCAGAATCTGGCACGTAGTCAGCAATCCCTGCAGCAGATTCAAAGCGAATTTGAGGTGCTGCGCGGGCAGTTGGTGTTGGAGGAGAGCACACGCAAGGGGCTGGAAAAATCCTTGCTGTCCACTCAGACCGAACTGGCGCAAACACGCGAACAGCTGGCTTTTTACGAACAGTTGCTGCCCCCTGGCCCCAGTGGTTCCATTACGGTTCGTGCCCTGGAGGTCAGTAAGAGGGGAGATCTGCTGGAGTATAAAGTCCTGTTGCAACGTAACGCCCCGGAAGGAAAGCCATTTTCTGGTCGCCTGCAGTTTCAGCTGACCGGGCGGCAAGACGGAAAAAACGTTAAAATCGATTTAACACCCAGTTCCGGGCCAGATTCGGGGCTGGCAGAGTCGTCTGTAGAACAGACAGATCCTTTGATCTTAAACTTTAACCAGTTTCAGCGCGCTATGGGTTGGCTGGCGTTGCCGCCAGGCTTTGAGCCCACCGCCTTGACGCTGAATGTTCTGGAAGGAAGCGTTATCCGCGCTTCTCGCCAGGAAAAAATCGCCCAGCCAGACTAA